From one Solanum stenotomum isolate F172 chromosome 12, ASM1918654v1, whole genome shotgun sequence genomic stretch:
- the LOC125846875 gene encoding 2-hydroxyacyl-CoA lyase: MSDSDHQTLSTVEGNTFVAMCLARAGVDRMFGVVGIPVTSLANRSVGLGIRFIAFHNEQSAGYAASAYGYLTGRPGVLLTVSGPGCVHGLAGLSNATVNTWPMVLISGSSDQKEMGRGDFQELDQIEAVKPFSKYSAKATDITKIPSCVFSVLDWAISGRPGGCYLDLPTDVLHQTISDTEAHKLIDDAESCRNKELIAKPIVQHSEIEKAAALLRKAERPLIVFGKGAAFSRAENALKNLVERTGIPFLPTPMAKGLLPDNHELAATAARSLAIGKCDVALIVGARLNWLLHFGEPPKWSKDVKFILVDVDKEEIELRKPCLGLVGDATKVVEMIHKEIKDDPFCLGKSHPWVEALSKKSKENVLKMEAQLAKDVVPFNFMTPMRIIRDAILQLGSPAPIVVSEGANTMDVGRSVLVQTEPRTRLDAGTWGTMGVGLGYCIAAAVASPERLVVAVEGDSGFGFSAMEVETLVRYQLPVVVIVFNNGGVYGGDRRNPEEITGPYKEDPAPTSFVPGASYHLLIEAFGGKGYLVGTPDELKSALTESFSARKPAVINVTIDPYAGAESGRMQHKN, from the exons ATGTCTGATTCCGATCACCAAACACTATCTACTGTCGAAGGCAACACCTTCGTTGCCATGTGCCTTGCACGTGCCGGCGTCGACCGGATGTTCGGGGTTGTCGGTATACCCGTTACTTCCCTTGCGAACCGGTCGGTCGGACTCGGTATCCGGTTTATTGCTTTCCACAATGAACAATCTGCCGGTTACGCTGCTTCGGCTTATGGTTATCTTACCGGTCGACCCGGTGTTCTTCTCACCGTCTCCGGTCCAGGTTGCGTTCATGGCCTCGCTGGGCTTTCCAATGCAACCGTTAATACCTGGCCCATGGTTCTGATCTCTGGATCATCTGATCAGAAAGAAATGGGTCGTGGCGATTTTCAAGAATTAGATCAAATTGAGGCTGTGAAACCCTTCTCTAAATACTCAGCTAAAGCAACTGATATAACGAAAATCCCCAGCTGTGTTTTCAGTGTTTTGGATTGGGCGATCTCTGGCAGGCCAGGTGGTTGTTATTTGGATCTTCCTACTGACGTGCTTCATCAGACAATTAGTGACACTGAAGCACATAAATTGATCGATGATGCTGAGAGTTGCAGGAATAAAGAGCTCATTGCTAAACCTATTGTTCAACATTCGGAAATTGAAAAGGCGGCGGCTTTGTTGAGGAAAGCGGAGAGGCCTTTGATTGTGTTTGGAAAGGGGGCTGCATTTTCTAGAGCTGAAAATGCTTTAAAGAATTTAGTTGAGCGTACTGGAATACCCTTTTTGCCAACACCAATGGCAAAGGGTTTGTTGCCTGATAATCATGAGCTAGCTGCTACTGCTGCAAGGTCACTGGCAATTGGAAAGTGTGATGTGGCGTTGATCGTTGGTGCGAGGCTTAATTGGCTTTTGCATTTTGGAGAGCCACCAAAGTGGTCTAAGGATGTTAAGTTTATCTTAGTTGATGTAGATAAGGAGGAGATTGAGCTTAGGAAACCATGTTTAGGGTTGGTTGGTGATGCTACTAAGGTTGTCGAGATGATACACAAGGAGATTAAGGATGACCCTTTTTGTTTAGGGAAGTCTCATCCTTGGGTTGAGGCATTATCAAAGAAGAGTAAggaaaatgttttgaaaatggAGGCACAACTGGCAAAGGATGTTGTGCCATTTAATTTTATGACACCAATGAGAATTATTAGAGATGCAATACTGCAATTGGGCAGTCCTGCTCCAATTGTTGTCTCCGAAGGTGCCAATACTATGGATGTGGGGCGATCAGTATTAGTTCAGACCGAGCCAAGGACCCGGTTGGATGCAGGGACGTGGGGGACAATGGGAGTTGGTCTGGGGTACTGCATTGCAGCTGCTGTTGCTTCACCTGAAAGGCTTGTAGTAGCTGTTGAAGGGGACTCCGGATTTGGCTTCAGTGCCATGGAAGTTGAG ACCCTAGTTCGCTACCAGCTCCCAGTTGTGGTTATAGTCTTTAATAATGGAGGAGTTTATGGTGGTGATAGAAGGAACCCCGAAGAAATTACTGGACCTTATAAAGAAGATCCAGCACCCACATCTTTTGTTCCTGGTGCATCGTATCATCTTCTAATTGAAGCCTTTGGAGGAAAAGGATACCTTGTTGGAACACCTGATGAACTTAAATCTGCACTTACTGAATCTTTTTCTGCTAGGAAGCCTGCTGTTATCAATGTGACAATCGATCCTTATGCTGGTGCTGAAAGTGGGAGAATGCAGCACAAAAACTGA
- the LOC125849280 gene encoding histone chaperone ASF1B-like isoform X2, whose amino-acid sequence MSAVNITNVAVLDNPASFLSPFQFEISYECVTPLQDDLEWKLIYVGSAEDETYDQVLESVLVGPVNVGNYRFVLQEFVRVGYYVNNDYDAEQLREEPPQKVLIDRVQRNILTDKPRVTKFPINFRPENSEREEQVPPPDHVGEEEDRNEGQLPFPKSKSDEDGA is encoded by the exons ATGAGTGCGGTGAACATCACGAATGTTGCCGTATTAGACAATCCGGCATCGTTTTTGTCCCCGTTCCAGTTTGAAATATCTTACGAGTGTGTCACTCCTCTCCAAGATG ATTTGGAATGGAAGCTCATCTATGTGGGATCGGCTGAGGATGAGACATATGACCAAGTTTTAGAAAGCGTTCTTGTTGGCCCTGTAAATGTTGGAAATTACCGCTTTGTCTTGCAG GAATTTGTACGAGTTGGGTACTATGTGAACAATGATTATGATGCTGAGCAGCTGAGAGAAGAGCCTCCACAGAAAGTCCTAATTGATAGAGTTCAAAGAAATATATTAACGGACAAACCTAGAGTAACGAAGTTCCCTATTAACTTTCGCCCTGAAAATAGTGAAAGAGAGGAGCAAGTCCCTCCACCTGATCATGTGGGTGAAGAAGAAGACCGAAACGAAGGGCAATTGCCTTTCCCTAAGAGTAAATCAGATGAAGATGGAGCCTAA
- the LOC125849280 gene encoding histone chaperone ASF1B-like isoform X1, translated as MSAVNITNVAVLDNPASFLSPFQFEISYECVTPLQDDLEWKLIYVGSAEDETYDQVLESVLVGPVNVGNYRFVLQADPPDPLKIREEDIIGVTVLLLTCSYLGQEFVRVGYYVNNDYDAEQLREEPPQKVLIDRVQRNILTDKPRVTKFPINFRPENSEREEQVPPPDHVGEEEDRNEGQLPFPKSKSDEDGA; from the exons ATGAGTGCGGTGAACATCACGAATGTTGCCGTATTAGACAATCCGGCATCGTTTTTGTCCCCGTTCCAGTTTGAAATATCTTACGAGTGTGTCACTCCTCTCCAAGATG ATTTGGAATGGAAGCTCATCTATGTGGGATCGGCTGAGGATGAGACATATGACCAAGTTTTAGAAAGCGTTCTTGTTGGCCCTGTAAATGTTGGAAATTACCGCTTTGTCTTGCAG GCGGACCCTCCAGATCCTTTGAAAATTCGTGAAGAAGACATTATTGGTGTTACTGTCCTCTTGTTGACCTGCTCATATTTGGGGCAGGAATTTGTACGAGTTGGGTACTATGTGAACAATGATTATGATGCTGAGCAGCTGAGAGAAGAGCCTCCACAGAAAGTCCTAATTGATAGAGTTCAAAGAAATATATTAACGGACAAACCTAGAGTAACGAAGTTCCCTATTAACTTTCGCCCTGAAAATAGTGAAAGAGAGGAGCAAGTCCCTCCACCTGATCATGTGGGTGAAGAAGAAGACCGAAACGAAGGGCAATTGCCTTTCCCTAAGAGTAAATCAGATGAAGATGGAGCCTAA